The Glycine soja cultivar W05 chromosome 19, ASM419377v2, whole genome shotgun sequence genomic sequence AGAGCTGTTCTATCCGTTGAGCAATGAGGTCAATAGCAGCATTTGCTGATGAGAATGCCCCATGGAAACTCTCTTTATAATTAATAGACTCCAATTCACGGGCCATCTTCAACAGAATCTCACCCAAGTCTGTTTGCTTCTGTAGCAGAGAATTGTAGAATGAGTTGGCAGCAACTCTGCTTATTTCCACATTGGTTTCTTCAGGACAGTACTCATCATCCAACCATTTATGTAAAGTAACCCTAAGCCACTCTGATTCCTGTTAAGTCAAAAAACACATGCAAGTAATTCTCCTCAACCGCTTATACTCTAAAATTGCCAATAATTAGTGTATATTTGGGTAAGTgatgataaaattgattttgaataaaattaattttggttagaattgattttgaagtaaaattcagtataatttttttttatctaattcaGAAGCTACTTAAAATTGCTTTAGTTTAGAATCAATTTTCGATCAGAATCAATTTTGGTCTCttttcaaaaggaaaaacaaacatGTGAAAAACTATACAAAAATCAATTCTGCCACGTCAAACAAACACatatacttaaaaattaatacCAATTTGGGATTAAAGGCAACAAAAAAGTAGTACCTGGAAGGCGATGGTTGGGTCTAACCAATTGTCAGGGACCCTAAGGTCTTCAACTTGGTCATCGGATTCTGGGAATGGTTGAGAATGGGACCTGACCCGTGTACCATTATGACGTAGAATTagagaagaggaggaagaaggagCAGAAGCATGTTGGTGAGTCAGAGATACGGTAACGGAGGAGGGTGGTGCGAATGCGACTGTGCGAGTGGCGCGGGGAGACACAATCATGTGCTGACCCAGATTTAGTTTCAAGGTTGTCATCATATTCATGGGATATTGTCGTCTCCTCTCCTTTTctctacataaaaaaataaaataaaaatcacaactaCCAATACGGACCATCCATTAAGAAACTTTTAACCTTTTGGATGAGGTCTTGCCCCCACATGGCGCAAGGGTAGTTTGAAGTTTAAAATCTTTAAAACCCAACaagagccttttttttttttatctttactaaACAGTTTTAGAAAATTCGTTTGATTagtgaataattaaaatattctcTGCACCTCGCCAACAACTATGCTTAAGTTGACACGTGAGAAAAATATACATGTATAAGCATGCTCTCTGGTCCCGACAATATCTTAGAAAAGAGATCCTAAACCAGGTGCAGCCATTAGTGCAGGGGTCACAGTGGCCTGCAAGATTGAGTTGTGGGAGTAGCTTCCTGCCCCTCTTGCAATAGAAACCAAGGAACTATACAAAACATCTTTTgagtagtttttgttttttcttcttaaaatatttgttttgaaaataattttcaaaagttGATAGATTTTGGATTAGAAAATAACTTATAAGTAGCATAAATTTGGAAGCTTTTTGGCATTAACGTTACCTGACTAAAAACTTGGTtcgatttttttgtgtgtgtgtgtaggaatcaaagatataaatacgAAGCGGTTTTCAACACTCAACCACCTGAGACAAACTCCTTGGTAACTATAGCAACCAAACCAGAGATTCTGAAAATTCCGGCTGATAAAACCAAGCAACCAAACCAGAGAGCAATAAGAATGATACAAGATTTTAAACGCAACGCCCGTTCATGAGGACGGAATGGCCATGCATTAattattgtcaattatttatttcacaATCATGAGTACTTTCCACAAGTATCATGAAAAACAGATTcttaaaacaacaacaaaaaaaacagttttGGTTTTTTCACCCTGTAAATTTAACTATGATTGCTATATTTCTATAAAGCCATCACTGCAGAAACTTATGATATTGCGGATCTCCGAGATTGTCAGGAAAAGAGAAATGTATTGGAACCAGAAACAACACGGTACTGCAAGCTGTGCATGCATGCACTGGAGGAGAAAGGGAGAAAAGGAAGGTAACTAAAGGCTTGATGGATTTGCTGAGGAGCTTGGCTTGATATTGTTAGTACCTTCCTTTGGACATATGATCATCTTTTGCACCACACCCTGGAAATCCCTGCATAGTTTGATGGTACAATACTAAAAGTtagcaaaaaaaacaaaaacaaaaaagagtgtAATTTAGCAGAGCAAAGACAACTTCATGTATGtgagaaaaataaagattaaccattaaattatatcatgaatagtaaaaattaaaaaacatgcgACCTTTTATAAATGATCATgacctaaaagaaaaaaatcccgACCATGTATTTATGACTGTACACTCAAATTTGCTCCTCTCATATAAAAATGACTTCTCACTACATAAATTTCCTTATTTGTTGACAGTAAATATTCAAAACCATTTatgtgtaaaaagaaaaaagggaaacaGTTGACTTTTTTGGGGGGTTacaaaaagaaagcaaattTTAATAAGGAAATGCAGAGTTTACAAATATCATGCTTGTTATTTATAACAAATAGAAACACCTACAGCAAAGaagtataaaaaattcaattatataatCTTGCTTTCATATGATACTGTTAGTTTCACCACTACTTAACTGCCATGGATAATCTCCTAATTGCATCATGTCTCCATCATCATCCATGCATGTGACATGCCATCCACTGCTTTCATTGATTAAACTTCCTCGAAACTCAAACATGGAGTCGAGTTCAGCAATGAGTTCGGTATATCCATGAAAGCGTGCAAGGTCGACTGCTCTTCCAAGAGCAGTTCCCAACTTAAGCACCTGAAATAGTTAGTTGTCTTGTCAGATGTCTCTGAATacgaaaagataaaaatgtttCAGCTACTTACTATAGTGTTTGAGTAATGTTATATCCCCCTGTAAATCTTCTTACTACTACTGCTTTATAGaaatagtattaaataaaaaagtaaatgcaTTTAATGTCTTAAAAATACAAGACACTCAACAAAGGAATTAGCAAGATTAATAGGAAGATTTAGAATTATTCATAGATCACAATGTATCCCGAGGGTGAAAATCCTGACCTATTACCAAAACGCTTGGACAGTCAAGCAATAAGGATCTAGCATGCCTACATCTTGGTACCCTTTCTATCCAACTGAAAAAATCTGGATCCTCTCTAGATGGCTACCAAGTGAAAAAATCTGCTGAGTTACACAAATCCTTTCCCAAGCACCCAAAAAAAAGGTTGATCAACAATTTTA encodes the following:
- the LOC114399184 gene encoding uncharacterized protein LOC114399184 — encoded protein: MVRIGSCDFYFIFLCREKERRRQYPMNMMTTLKLNLGQHMIVSPRATRTVAFAPPSSVTVSLTHQHASAPSSSSSLILRHNGTRVRSHSQPFPESDDQVEDLRVPDNWLDPTIAFQESEWLRVTLHKWLDDEYCPEETNVEISRVAANSFYNSLLQKQTDLGEILLKMARELESINYKESFHGAFSSANAAIDLIAQRIEQLCQSI